The following coding sequences lie in one Sorghum bicolor cultivar BTx623 chromosome 6, Sorghum_bicolor_NCBIv3, whole genome shotgun sequence genomic window:
- the LOC8073982 gene encoding 26 kDa endochitinase 2, with product MMRAPAAVMAMVAIFAMSTSTAGGSVASIISESLFNQMLLHRNKPACPASGFYTYSAFVAAANSFPGFGTTGSPDAQKREVAAFLAQTSHETTGGWASAPDGPYAWGYCYKEEKDAAASAPEAYCRPSALWPCAAGKKYYGRGPIQISYNYNYGPAGEAIGAAGILDDPDLVATDATVSFETAVWFWMTPQPPKPSCHAVVTGQWAPSPADTAAGRLPGYGVVTNIINGGLECGHGADSRVADRIGFYKRYCDLLGVSYGNNVDCANQRPFNS from the coding sequence atgatgagagcaccggCGGCGGTAATGGCCATGGTTGCCATCTTCGCCATGTCCACGAGCACCGCCGGCGGCAGCGTGGCGTCCATCATCTCCGAGTCTCTCTTCAACCAGATGCTGCTGCACCGCAACAAGCCCGCGTGCCCTGCCAGCGGCTTCTACACCTACTCGGCCTTCGTCGCGGCAGCCAACTCGTTCCCGGGCTTCGGCACCACGGGGAGCCCCGACGCCCAAAAGCGCGAGGTGGCGGCGTTCCTGGCGCAGACATCGCACGAGACGACGGGCGGGTGGGCGTCGGCGCCCGACGGGCCCTACGCCTGGGGCTACTGCTACAAGGAGGAGAAGGacgcggcggcgtcggcgccgGAGGCCTACTGCAGGCCGAGCGCGCTGTGGCCGTGCGCCGCCGGGAAGAAGTACTACGGCCGCGGGCCCATCCAGATCTCCTACAACTACAACTACGGGCCCGCCGGGGAGGCCATCGGCGCCGCCGGGATCCTCGACGACCCGGACCTGGTCGCCACAGACGCCACCGTCTCGTTCGAGACCGccgtctggttctggatgacgcCGCAGCCGCCCAAGCCGTCGTGCCACGCCGTCGTCACGGGGCAGTGGGCGCCGTCGCCTGCCGACACCGCCGCCGGCAGGCTGCCGGGGTATGGCGTCGTCACCAACATCATCAACGGCGGCCTCGAGTGCGGCCATGGCGCCGATAGCCGCGTCGCCGACCGGATCGGCTTCTACAAGCGCTACTGCGACTTGCTTGGGGTTAGCTACGGCAACAACGTGGACTGCGCCAACCAGAGGCCATTCAACAGCTAA